The genomic stretch ATGCGGCCTGATCAACCCGCAGCGACGTGACGCGCCGGAGGAGCTGGAGCGCCAGGTGAAGGAGTACGGCTTCGGCGGCACGCGCCTGTACCTCTCCCGCCACAAAAACCCGATGGAGCTATCCTTCACAGACCAGGACCGGCTGTGGAACAAGGTCGCCGAGCTCAACGTGACGTTCATCGTCCTCGCGAGCGCGCAGGACCTGCCGTACCTGGAGCCGATCATCGCGCGGCACCCGGCGACGAAGGTGGTCATCGACCACATGGGCCGCCCCGGCCACTTCGAGCCGTTCCCCTCGCCGCTCCTGGAGAACGTGACGAAGCTGGTGAAGTACCCGAGCGTCTACGTGAAGATGTCGCACTTCCATGGCCTGTCTCGCCAGCCCTACCCGCACCCCGATACGCAGAGGATCGCCAAGCACCTTTTTGAGACCTTCGGCCCGAAGCGCATGCTCTACGGCTCCGACTTCCCCGGCATCACCCGCAAGCCCGGCTACAAGCCGGGCGTGGACATCGCGCGCGTGCACGTGGACTTCCTCAAGCCCGAGGACAGGGAGTGGGTGTTCCACAAAACGGCGGAGAGCATCTGGAAGTGGACGGGCTAGAGGGGTATCGGGTATGGTCGAACCGGATCCCTTCTGCCATACCCTATACCCGGCTGTTACCCCAAACCCTAAACCCTGCTCTGGAGGTGTTCAATGGGCGTAGATAACAACAAAGTCCGATTCACCGGCGAGAACTCATTCCTGCGGCTCGGGATGGCGGAGGGCGAGCCATCGACGGCCTCGAACAGCCACTGGCGCTCCAACCTGTCACCGAAGGGGTCGGGCCACGCCCTGTTCACGATGGGCGACCACACGGAGGGTCTGCCGCGCATCTACGCCGACAACATCGCCCTGGCGAGGTGGCTCCAGGAAGGGATCATGGCGTCGATGACCAGCGACTTCACCGGGCCGGAGATACCCATCATCCAGGCCGAGTTCTGGAAAGAGGGCGACACGCTCACCTACTGGAGCGAGTACATTCAGTCGGACCACGACGACATCGTCCTGACCTGGTACGACTTCATGGAGCCGTTCGCGATGGCGAATAAGCCGTTCGAGAACAAGCCCTCACAGCCGCACGGCCTGTACAACGTCCTCGTTCCGGCGCGGCGGGCGCAGATGACCGTGAACGGGATCGCCATCCCTGGCAAGTCGCTCCCCCGGAAGATTGGCACGGCGGACGGCACCACCTGCTGCCTCGCGCTGTCCGAGACGTGGCTCATCCCCCGCGACCACGGCTGGGCGAAGGAGTAGGAGGGGGTACGGCCCCGATTCGATGACTCATCGGGGTTCAGGGCAAGGTACGGGGTACGGGAAGGAAGGGTAACAGTCGGGGCTGGGGGCTGGGATAAGGATGCACCAGGCACGGTACCAGAGCGAGGCAGGTCCGGATATCGTAGGGGCGCACCGATGTGCGACCTGCCCTGGTACCTGCCATCGGCATCCGCCGCGAT from SAR202 cluster bacterium encodes the following:
- a CDS encoding amidohydrolase, with the protein product MFIDSHVHIYPNNPNKYPLPENKGEGNPNVEFLIETLDHAGVDKAVIVQPDEYDNKETTEYVAECLRRFPDRLAACGLINPQRRDAPEELERQVKEYGFGGTRLYLSRHKNPMELSFTDQDRLWNKVAELNVTFIVLASAQDLPYLEPIIARHPATKVVIDHMGRPGHFEPFPSPLLENVTKLVKYPSVYVKMSHFHGLSRQPYPHPDTQRIAKHLFETFGPKRMLYGSDFPGITRKPGYKPGVDIARVHVDFLKPEDREWVFHKTAESIWKWTG